The genomic interval GCAGCTATAGAAATAACGCCCAAAGTAAACAAGAGGATGATTAACTTACGTCTGCGTGTTGAGACCATTTTCTATCGCTTAAACCATTGTTGTAATTTTTGACGTGTTTGTTTTCTTTTCCATTTCATCCCTAATAAATTCATGACTAATACCACACTAACTAAGCCATAAGCTGACCAAACATAGATGGAGTACCCACCCATAGTAAGCCATTCTAAAAATTGATTCACTTAAACTCCCCCTCAAATTGAATCTTGACCCAAGACTGCCTTTTTTCTCGAAACAATAACTCTTGACGGGCTTTATCTAAAATAATCCATAGGCAATAGAGAAAAAAACCAGCAAGAGTGAACAATAAAGGATACAACATACTGCTATCAATCTTAGGTTTAGCAAAAATGGATAAAGTAGAGCCTTGATGCAAGGTATTCCACCAATAAACGGAGTAGTGAATAATCGGCAAGTCAATAATACCGACTAAGGCCAAGATAGCAATAATTTTATCGCCATCTTCTTTATTTTTTGCAGCCTGATATGTGGCTAAAATTGCAGCATAGAGCAAAAAAAGTGCCAACTCAGACGTTAAACGTGCATCCCAAACCCACCAAGTACCCCACATGGGCTTTCCCCAAATACTACCGGTGGCTAAGGCTAAAAAAGCCATATAAAGGCCAACTTGCGCGACAATGTGGATAAGAAGGCCCGCAATTTTAATACGCCAAATTAAAACCAACACTGCTAAAAAGCCCATCCACATATAAAGTGCCATGGATAAAAACGCAGTAGGTACGTGAACATAGATAATACGAAAGGCATCCCCTTGCTGGTAATCAGGTGGAGCAAATGCCAATCCCCAGACTATGCCTACGATGAGTAGCACTATGGAGCCCACTGCTACACTCGGCATAATGCGTCCAGAAAATGTGTAAAAAAATTTTGGTGATGCTAATTGGTATAAAAATTTCCACATAGGAATAATTGAAATCAAAAAAACCGGATTTTATCATGTATCCTGATTTTCTCAAAACACGATGAATAAATTATTCAGCATAACTAATACGCATTATCCCAGCAATTGCATAAGGTAAAAAACCAATGGCGATCACAGACATCGCCAACAATAAAGCCAAATAAGCACTTATGGGCATGTCTTGC from Legionella sainthelensi carries:
- the ccmD gene encoding heme exporter protein CcmD, whose product is MNQFLEWLTMGGYSIYVWSAYGLVSVVLVMNLLGMKWKRKQTRQKLQQWFKR
- the ccmC gene encoding heme ABC transporter permease CcmC — protein: MWKFLYQLASPKFFYTFSGRIMPSVAVGSIVLLIVGIVWGLAFAPPDYQQGDAFRIIYVHVPTAFLSMALYMWMGFLAVLVLIWRIKIAGLLIHIVAQVGLYMAFLALATGSIWGKPMWGTWWVWDARLTSELALFLLYAAILATYQAAKNKEDGDKIIAILALVGIIDLPIIHYSVYWWNTLHQGSTLSIFAKPKIDSSMLYPLLFTLAGFFLYCLWIILDKARQELLFREKRQSWVKIQFEGEFK